A window from Lytechinus pictus isolate F3 Inbred chromosome 9, Lp3.0, whole genome shotgun sequence encodes these proteins:
- the LOC129267785 gene encoding interferon-induced very large GTPase 1-like — MADLEKQYKEKLEEFKSLRKDLDELRKKGKQRTDESMNNKLEQLRQLMTVAEEQVIAKYDDESLDRMISKLNSELQCLDKLLEGRPVNTATEILENASGGLALRGISVGEAFSDNCVKRIVLSAPTDVKLMNPLMTQVDKVENFSSKSQSDHFHRSLDTMGYSAAVTIKGGRFGFNAEADFSQNYEEEHELESTCHRKVHFESRVVYSVVPTAACELNKFSLKLSQQALQELKSIDTLLGGSENLKLVNKKCEDFLAAYGSHINVGVLHFGGVNKFVATYTSETESKSDQIKYMVRDALSAYVSASYSGLGFSVGGSVSADQINTHASFTNEYEKSEQAKTFLHTTRNGGPQEVNALQLWKIGLVTCNSTWALIDRGRSLFTDFVGIWKLISNHKDEFEEPYQLETFLMTAWERISGYLGSNDQERTFMKGREEIDLLIEKIAKWNSCPILPEKCIEYLQEMLKTVREVEAHTSTNKYWANKLCTEVNISSLLAKVVELRDKLDPKNVSMIRFLIRKLVNPVGFREFPAKQTIMKWAVITKTEDITSLLAEVRVKNIPDLMRNLKEKFIPALQIEHANNTEKSVEVIDGINAGATVDMALCVGQLLKDLQSSGEEHEMVFLKVALFPLCYHWPSRKFETLLTMEKLQDFVQSIEVSWNEFQVHKGKGIIQLEAFLIHNSLSSGHFDEGRESSENEFSETIKELRQVVSPQLNEVLNRYATRSPFNWVNMANVTGELASGNMSASVEKEVNIVDIENMASSKERNEQEQRPVITTNAGMTAQCAFSDTVKALGLDQYFPSLISRLDAMVIKRTTGPIKLVDIPWTIIHKLLMIDFHARDHHLSVVNKSLREERSDDGGNFDFEALLEMHNDSDNEDKPAKINTLDAMVAIFTCCDNFLKQTLAQKLFVCKLAIPFLYPIGSEDNVGMSLWALRTINVQWHSNLNEASETPVTDRPFPLVSFIRLGRPPLSKSKLINDILRDESHDTFFHHDCNNGVVERRIADGLVECSWFITGGRENDHLPCTTMLLNLRGDASLLNKQMKILQEISSVLFVIVTAQDLARAPNTKTCQQILQTARKTILFVVRGDGQQSARDLRAFYEAVGKNILKGVPIISSKTKEGVQKNASELKTEARTKLSEVLAGCSGTLIEDCAERTRDMGIIIDEYDDKACQEGKVSAEKVVRYMDDKQIVDCKALLLPMQGIEWIEYCKLLKKQHRADGKGSHLTTYEANIVKQKMNRLRDKQVEICNRLTPFIKDFMSALQNNRDVVMYFLKWMNLLLDANSRATLPGLRKQYHMVWTEFQETKKKHDKGKLHHVKLLVDEKENQLSDASLGLENLFRELGQIYEAVKESGETGKATRAAVEYLPERAAELLLNGIPLELVDGDASSVPIGWVSAVLSKLGNIIGKKKLFVLSVLGIQSSGKSTLLNTMFGLQFAVSAGRCTRGAYMQLIPVDGDTNLPFDYVAVVDTEGLRAPELGQLKYEHDNELATLVIGLGDVTMINIKGENTAEMKDILQIAVHAFLRMNLVRKNIRDNRTCIFVHQNVPAANAEELMMHGCQKLQESLDHMAKEAALSESIADIHSFSQIINFDVQKHVWYFSDLWHGNPPMAPANPGYSEKVRSVRLQLLEKITLEQKTFLTASDLSIRLSDLWNGILADDFVFSFRNSLEVKAYNGLQSKYYALEWELQDKMKTWLHTAEIELKRCETPDDLEKSYQSLIGKLSKVLTEKAEGIKTCLMEYFENSEQQEIVIQWQGTKLNQLNFAVEQQQYEGRTDLLSIKEARRVEILQAKKWSNHEKYIMDKAVELAHELKGKEASDSELERKFEFMWTRMVNELATKTADKDMRMDEVMDEILHQRFHAHGSLLRKELEKNPLKFAIQHTSLESSITVDFVKNKHISVKRSFLENVAKTLKSVVRADIGELEARNKTAVLTKTILKEISTDLKGLSKHDVKFSKSYATEVIQKVVAKIDVHNQNAHSSADCNFTILPQYAVKLAVHVSRHCVHVFTEMQSEYHKKHGVKAKLQNYRNAAWSLFKNKVKQSTEEVFAGDLLTTHLKTIVQDTVTKAIPRKCTEEVLRDFQMTKYYLMVKMMDDMAVKANFKNYKSYIKNARGFALQWITQYTDDKMFSRKESSSMSRYAEISKCHIAKIMLCIARSVNHATNEVDGHRGMRMTLWIEQFCDRVSEKIAVPVSSLTFVKDRSVIDFSNLQRIILDQLDEVQKNLEEFFALKTAHSVEWDGPHPSEQIIDKIWGCPEQCPFCKEPCADTTPDHYDLSGRSHMCVQHRPQGIGGIRWKEDGNIDGVNFCKGQLFTETCNYDIQRNVSFNCSTVNFKCRDSGNCSTTGDQHGDAGGDDDVNRGDNDRDDYGGDCDDDDDEDDNDVKDGDAGGDDDVNGGDNDPDDDDGGDCDDNDEDDNDDDIDVDDGDAGGGDVNGGDNGRGDDNDDDNDVEDGDAGGEDDVNGGDNDRDEDGGIAMIMSKIEMTRAWAWCMCILPHEQRRSNTSRTKIFPFF, encoded by the exons ATGGCAGACCTTGAGAAACAATACAAGGAAAAACTAGAAGAATTCAAAAGTCTTCGAAAAGATCTTGACGAACTGAGAAAGAAGGGCAAACAACGTACTGATGAATCAATGAACAATAAACTGGAACAGTTGAGACAGTTGATGACAGTTGCAGAAGAACAAGTAATTGCAAAGTATGACGATGAAAGCCTTGATCGTATGATTAGCAAGTTAAACTCTGAACTACAGTGTCTTGACAAGTTACTCGAAGGCAGACCAGTAAATACCGCAACAGAAATTCTGGAAAATGCTTCAGGAGGGCTAGCATTGAGAGGTATTTCAGTAGGTGAAGCCTTCAGTGATAATTGCGTAAAACGCATCGTGCTGAGCGCACCAACTGATGTTAAACTGATGAATCCTTTAATGACGCAAGTTGACAAGGTTGAGAATTTCTCATCTAAATCGCAGTCTGACCATTTTCATCGTTCTCTTGATACAATGGGGTACAGTGCTGCTGTTACTATAAAAGGTGGGCGTTTTGGGTTTAATGCTGAGGCTGATTTTTCACAGAATTACGAGGAGGAACATGAATTAGAATCAACATGTCACAGAAAGGTCCATTTTGAATCAAGGGTAGTGTACTCGGTTGTTCCAACTGCTGCATGTGAGCTGAATAAATTCAGCTTGAAACTCTCCCAACAAGCTCTGCAGGAACTCAAGTCCATTGACACACTTTTGGGGGGAAGCGAAAACTTAAAACTTGTGAACAAAAAATGTGAGGACTTTCTTGCAGCATATGGGTCACATATCAATGTTGGGGTTCTTCATTTTGGCGGGGTTAACAAATTTGTAGCAACATACACTAGCGAAACCGAATCTAAATCTGATCAAATTAAATATATGGTTCGGGATGCACTCAGTGCTTATGTTTCAGCCAGCTATTCTGGCCTTGGATTCAGTGTGGGTGGCTCAGTGAGTGCCGATCAAATAAACACGCATGCCAGCTTCacaaatgaatatgaaaaatcaGAGCAGGCTAAAACTTTCTTGCACACTACCAGGAATGGTGGGCCACAGGAGGTAAATGCCTTGCAACTTTGGAAGATAGGGCTAGTGACATGCAATAGCACCTGGGCTCTCATAGATAGAGGAAGGTCATTGTTCACAGATTTTGTTGGGATCTGGAAGCTGATTTCTAACCACAAAGATGAGTTCGAGGAACCATATCAACTTGAAACGTTCTTGATGACAGCCTGGGAAAGGATAAGTGGCTACCTTGGATCCAATGACCAAGAACGAACTTTCATGAAAGGACGTGAAGAAATTGACCTGTTAATTGAGAAGATTGCCAAGTGGAATTCTTGTCCAATACTACCAGAAAAGTGTATTGAATATCTCCAAGAGATGCTGAAAACGGTCAGAGAGGTGGAGGCACATACAAGCACAAACAAGTACTGGGCGAACAAGTTATGCACAGAAGTGAACATAAGTAGCCTTTTGGCAAAGGTCGTGGAACTGAGAGATAAGCTTGACCCCAAGAATGTATCCATGATAAGGTTTTTGATAAGGAAACTGGTCAATCCTGTTGGATTTAGAGAGTTTCCAGCCAAACAGACGATCATGAAATGGGCTGTGATCACAAAAACCGAGGACATCACGTCTTTACTAGCTGAAGTTCGTGTTAAGAACATACCTGATCTGATGAGGAATCTGAAGGAAAAATTCATACCAGCGTTGCAAATAGAACACGCTAATAATACAGAGAAAAGTGTGGAGGTAATAGATGGTATCAATGCAGGAGCAACAGTTGATATGGCACTTTGTGTTGGTCAGCTTCTAAAGGACTTACAGTCATCTGGGGAAGAACATGAAATGGTATTTTTGAAAGTTGCCCTGTTTCCTCTTTGCTACCATTGGCCTTCAAGGAAGTTTGAGACGCTTCTTACGATGGAGAAGCTACAGGATTTCGTCCAATCAATTGAAGTGTCTTGGAATGAGTTTCAAGTCCATAAAGGGAAAGGGATAATCCAGTTAGAGGCATTTCTTATCCATAACTCACTGTCCTCTGGCCACTTTGACGAAGGAAGAGAATCATCAGAGAATGAATTTTCCGAGACAATAAAAGAACTTAGGCAAGTTGTATCACCTCAATTAAACGAGGTCTTGAACAGGTATGCCACCCGTTCACCCTTTAATTGGGTTAACATGGCCAATGTCACTGGTGAACTAGCAAGCGGCAATATGTCCGCTTCCGTAGAAAAAGAAGTGAATATCGTTGATATTGAAAACATGGCTAGCtccaaagaaagaaatgaacaaGAACAACGACCAGTTATAACGACCAATGCTGGTATGACAGCACAATGTGCATTTTCAGATACCGTGAAGGCCCTAGGTTTAGACCAGTACTTTCCATCTCTGATTTCTCGTTTAGATGCCATGGTAATTAAAAGGACCACTGGGCCAATCAAGCTGGTAGATATTCCCTGGACGATTATACACAAACTTcttatgattgattttcatgCAAGAGACCATCATCTCTCAGTGGTAAATAAATCATTAAGAGAAGAGAGGTCTGATGACGGAGGTAACTTTGACTTTGAGGCTCTTCTTGAAATGCATAATGATAGTGACAATGAAGACAAGCCAGCAAAAATCAACACACTAGATGCCATGGTGGCCATATTTACATGTTGCGATAACTTTCTGAAACAGACACTAGCTCAGAAGCTTTTTGTTTGCAAACTCGCTATTCCATTTCTGTACCCCATAGGATCCGAAGACAACGTTGGTATGTCACTATGGGCACTCAGAACGATTAATGTTCAGTGGCATAGCAATCTGAATGAAGCTTCAGAGACGCCAGTGACAGATAGGCCTTTCCCGTTGGTTTCGTTTATCAGATTGGGCAGGCCACCGCTATCTAAGTCCAAGCTGATTAACGATATTCTTCGGGACGAAAGTCACGACACCTTCTTCCACCATGATTGCAACAATGGTGTTGTAGAAAGAAGGATTGCAGATGGACTTGTGGAATGTTCATGGTTCATAACAGGAGGCAGAGAAAATGATCACCTCCCATGCACAACAATGCTTCTAAATCTTAGAGGCGATGCATCATTATTGAACAAACAGATGAAGATTTTGCAGGAAATATCGTCTGTTTTGTTCGTTATAGTCACTGCTCAAGACTTGGCAAGAGCCCCTAACACCAAGACTTGCCAACAAATTTTGCAAACTGCTAGAAAAACCATCCTTTTTGTGGTCAGAGGAGATGGCCAACAGAGCGCACGGGACCTACGAGCATTTTATGAAGCAGTTGGCAAGAATATTCTGAAAGGGGTTCCTATCATATCATCTAAAACGAAGGAAGGTGTTCAGAAAAATGCGAGTGAGCTCAAGACTGAAGCTAGAACAAAGCTGTCAGAGGTTCTTGCTGGGTGTTCTGGTACATTGATAGAAGACTGTGCTGAACGTACGAGGGATATGGGGATTATCATCGATGAGTATGATGATAAAGCCTGCCAAGAAGGAAAGGTCTCTGCTGAAAAAGTTGTCAGATACATGGATGACAAACAAATCGTCGATTGTAAAGCGCTCCTCCTTCCGATGCAAGGTATTGAATGGATTGAATACTGCAAGCTGCTAAAGAAGCAACACAGAGCAGATGGGAAGGGCTCACATTTAACAACATATGAAGCAAATATAGTGAAACAGAAAATGAACCGGCTTCGTGATAAACAGGTGGAGATATGCAACAGACTTACTCCTTTCATCAAAGACTTTATGTCAGCTCTGCAGAACAACCGAGATGTTGTCATGTATTTCTTGAAGTGGATGAACCTCTTACTCGATGCAAACTCGAGAGCTACCTTGCCAGGTCTGCGCAAACAGTATCACATGGTCTGGACTGAGTTTCAAGAGACCAAGAAGAAACATGACAAGGGAAAATTGCATCACGTGAAACTATTGGTTGATGAGAAAGAAAATCAGTTATCCGATGCATCACTTGGACTTGAGAATCTGTTCAGAGAACTGGGGCAAATTTATGAGGCTGTGAAAGAGAGCGGCGAAACAGGAAAAGCCACTAGGGCGGCTGTGGAATACCTGCCAGAAAGAGCTGCTGAACTGCTTTTGAATGGCATCCCCTTGGAGTTAGTAGATGGAGACGCATCAAGTGTACCTATTGGATGGGTGAGTGCCGTGCTAAGTAAACTTGGGAACATTATTGGTAAAAAGAAGCTCTTTGTTCTCTCCGTCCTGGGCATCCAGAGTTCTGGGAAATCTACACTTCTCAACACTATGTTTGGGTTGCAGTTTGCTGTTAGTGCAGGCAGATGCACTAGGGGAGCATATATGCAACTCATCCCAGTCGATGGAGACACTAATCTGCCATTTGATTATGTTGCTGTTGTAGATACGGAGGGACTTCGGGCACCAGAACTAGGACAACTTAAGTACGAGCATGACAATGAACTTGCCACCCTCGTTATTGGTCTGGGAGACGTGACTATGATTAACATCAAGGGAGAAAACACAGCCGAAATGAAAGACATTCTGCAAATCGCAGTGCACGCCTTCTTGAGGATGAATCTTGTCAGGAAAAACATCCGAGATAATAGAACATGCATATTTGTTCATCAGAATGTCCCAGCAGCTAATGCAGAAGAACTGATGATGCATGGATGCCAGAAGCTACAGGAGAGCTTGGATCATATGGCAAAGGAAGCCGCCCTAAGTGAGAGCATAGCGGATATCCACAGTTTTTCCCAGATTATAAACTTTGATGTGCAAAAACACGTCTGGTATTTTTCTGATCTGTGGCATGGCAATCCACCCATGGCTCCTGCAAATCCTGGCTACAGTGAAAAAGTGAGGTCAGTCAGATTGCAACTGTTAGAAAAAATCACGCTGGAGCAGAAAACATTTCTGACAGCCTCTGATCTGTCCATTCGTCTTTCCGATCTATGGAATGGAATCCTCGCGGATGATTTTGTGTTTAGCTTTCGCAATAGCCTTGAAGTAAAAGCCTACAACGGCTTGCAATCAAAATACTATGCATTGGAATGGGAGTTACAAGACAAAATGAAAACCTGGCTACACACCGCAGAGATCGAATTGAAGAGGTGTGAAACTCCCGATGACTTAGAAAAATCGTATCAGTCCCTCATCGGTAAACTTTCGAAAGTTTTGACAGAAAAGGCTGAGGGAATCAAAACTTGCCTAATGGAATATTTCGAGAACAGCGAACAACAGGAAATAGTCATCCAGTGGCAGGGGACCAAGTTGAACCAATTGAACTTTGCTGTTGAACAACAACAATACGAGGGCCGGACAGATCTGCTTTCAATCAAAGAAGCACGCCGAGTAGAAATCTTGCAGGCTAAAAAGTGGTCGAACCACGAGAAATACATAATGGACAAAGCAGTAGAACTGGCACACGAACTAAAAGGCAAAGAAGCGAGTGATTCTGAACTGGAACGGAAGTTTGAATTTATGTGGACGCGAATGGTTAACGAACTTGCAACAAAGACTGCAGACAAAGATATGAGAATGGATGAAGTGATGGATGAGATTCTTCATCAAAGATTTCATGCCCATGGAAGCCTTCTTAGAAAGGAGCTGGAGAAAAATCCTTTGAAGTTTGCAATTCAGCACACATCCTTAGAAAGCAGTATCACAGtagattttgtgaaaaataaacacattaGTGTTAAAAGAAGCTTCCTtgaaaatgttgcaaaaaccCTCAAGAGCGTGGTTCGTGCCGATATAGGTGAACTGGAGGCCAGAAATAAGACAGCGGTACTGACAAAAACCATCTTGAAAGAAATAAGCACTGATCTAAAGGGCTTATCTAAACACGACGTGAAATTCAGTAAGTCCTATGCCACAGAGGTCATTCAAAAAGTAGTGGCGAAAATTGACGTTCACAACCAGAATGCACATTCATCTGCAGACTGTAATTTCACGATTCTTCCTCAGTATGCTGTAAAACTAGCAGTTCATGTAAGCCGACATTGTGTCCATGTGTTTACCGAGATGCAATCAGAGTATCACAAAAAGCATGGCGTGAAGGCCAAGCTACAAAACTACAGGAACGCCGCCTGGAGCCTTTTCAAGAACAAGGTGAAACAGAGTACAGAAGAAGTATTTGCTGGTGACCTCCTAACTACACATTTGAAGACAATCGTTCAGGATACAGTAACAAAGGCGATTCCTAGAAAATGCACGGAAGAAGTTCTCAGAGACTTCCAGATGACGAAGTACTACCTAATGGtcaaaatgatggatgatatGGCCGTGAAAGCAAACTTCAAGAACTACAAATCGTACATTAAGAATGCCAGAGGGTTTGCTTTACAGTGGATTACCCAATACACAGATGATAAGATGTTTTCGAGAAAAGAGTCAAGTAGCATGTCTAGGTATGCAGAAATAAGCAAGTGCCATATTGCAAAGATCATGCTGTGTATTGCCAGAAGTGTTAATCATGCAACCAATGAGGTCGATGGGCATAGAGGCATGAGGATGACACTGTGGATTGAACAGTTCTGTGACAGAGTCTCGGAGAAAATAGCGGTACCAGTCAGTTCCCTTACGTTTGTGAAAGATCGATCAGTGATTGATTTCAGCAATCTGCAAAGGATCATTCTGGACCAGCTTGATGAAGTTCAGAAAAATTTGGAAGAGTTCTTTGCCCTAAAAACAGCACACTCTGTTGAATGGGATGGGCCCCACCCATCAGAGCAAATCATAGACAAGATATGGGGCTGTCCTGAGCAGTGCCCATTCTGTAAGGAGCCCTGTGCAGACACCACACCTGACCATTATGATTTGTCTGGGAGAAGTCACATGTGTGTGCAGCACAGACCACAGGGAATTGGAGGAATACGATGGAAGGAGGACGGTAATATCGATGGAGTGAATTTCTGTAAAGGGCAGCTGTTTACTGAAACGTGCAACTACGACATACAGCGGAACGTATCGTTCAATTGCAGTACCGTTAACTTCAAATGCAGAGATTCTGGAAACTGTTCAACTACTGGCGACCAAC ATGGAGAtgctggtggtgatgacgatgtcAATAGAGGTGATAATGATcgtgatgattatggtggtgattgtgatgatgatgatgatgaagatgataatgatgttaaaGATGGAGAtgctggtggtgatgacgatgttAATGGAGGTGATAATGatcctgatgatgatgacggtggtgattgtgatgataatgatgaagatgataatgatgatgatattgatgttgatgatggagatgctggtggtggtgatgttaaTGGAGGTGATAATGGtcgtggtgatgataatgatgatgataatgatgttgaagATGGAGATGctggtggtgaagatgatgttAATGGAGGTGATAATGATCGTGATGAGGATGGTGGGATTGCGATGATAATGTCGAAGATTGAGATGACAAGGGCGTGGGCTTGGTGCATGTGCATCCTCCCGCATGAGCAGAGGAGATCCAACACTAGTAGAACGAAAATTTTCCCCTTCTTCTGA